In Sphingobium amiense, a genomic segment contains:
- a CDS encoding DUF3089 domain-containing protein: protein MARKFLYLIATLVVLVIGALLIYRIWGTELIRIAMVPRENFTPIQPLPANAYDDAKMWIARPDIPNNPALWTPAGVGPGASGQKAAIFFIHPTSYITTFGDAHWNARLEDREVDATARRFVMNQASAFNGAGAIWAPRYRQANYGAFLTDQPAGDQALAGAYRDVRQAFAAFLKANPAGPLILAGHSQGSRHLLRLLREEVAGRPVEDRLAAVYAVGWPVSVEADLPALGLPACARQDQAHCIVSWQSYADPADPSALIETFERGTGYAGRPRKGTHMLCTNPITGAFNGAAPAKANKGTLDAREEGKPPRLIAGIVPARCDTSGVLNIGEPVDMGPFTLPGNNYHVYDYSLFWANVRDDVRKRLAAFTHK, encoded by the coding sequence GTGGCGCGCAAATTCCTGTATCTGATCGCGACGCTGGTGGTACTGGTGATCGGCGCGCTGCTGATCTACCGGATCTGGGGCACGGAACTGATCCGCATCGCCATGGTCCCGCGGGAGAATTTCACGCCGATCCAGCCCCTGCCCGCCAACGCTTACGACGACGCTAAGATGTGGATCGCGCGTCCCGACATCCCGAACAATCCCGCGCTCTGGACTCCGGCGGGCGTCGGGCCGGGCGCATCGGGGCAGAAAGCCGCGATCTTCTTCATTCACCCCACAAGCTACATCACCACCTTCGGCGACGCGCACTGGAACGCGCGGCTGGAGGACAGGGAGGTCGATGCGACCGCGCGCCGCTTCGTGATGAATCAGGCCAGCGCCTTCAACGGCGCGGGCGCGATCTGGGCGCCCCGATACCGTCAGGCCAATTATGGCGCCTTCCTGACCGATCAGCCCGCAGGCGATCAGGCTCTGGCGGGTGCCTATCGCGACGTTCGCCAGGCGTTTGCCGCTTTCCTGAAAGCCAATCCCGCCGGCCCGCTGATCCTTGCGGGACACAGTCAGGGGTCGCGCCATCTGCTGCGGCTGCTGCGCGAGGAGGTTGCGGGGAGGCCGGTGGAGGATCGGCTGGCGGCGGTCTATGCGGTCGGCTGGCCGGTATCGGTGGAGGCCGATCTCCCTGCCCTCGGCCTGCCCGCCTGCGCGCGGCAGGATCAGGCGCACTGCATCGTAAGCTGGCAGAGCTATGCCGACCCCGCCGATCCCTCCGCCCTGATCGAGACGTTCGAGCGGGGCACGGGCTATGCAGGCAGGCCGCGCAAGGGCACGCACATGCTCTGCACCAATCCCATCACCGGCGCGTTCAACGGCGCGGCCCCCGCCAAAGCCAACAAGGGCACGCTCGACGCACGCGAGGAAGGCAAGCCGCCCCGATTGATCGCCGGCATCGTCCCCGCGCGCTGCGACACCAGCGGCGTGCTCAACATCGGAGAGCCGGTGGACATGGGGCCGTTCACGCTGCCCGGCAACAATTACCATGTCTACGACTACAGCCTCTTCTGGGCCAATGTGCGCGATGACGTGCGAAAGAGGCTGGCGGCCTTCACGCATAAGTGA
- a CDS encoding autotransporter outer membrane beta-barrel domain-containing protein encodes MRHFLATTAIAPALAAISLGQAQAVTTIGSSTSTPVKTSTAASGSPDSITISSAGSVTLTSGTAVTMDSNHAVTNAGTITINDADNATGILAAPGTNGAITNSGTITLTENYTATDTDNDGDVDGPFAKGTGRNAIWVQSGAAHTGAIDHSGTISIEGNQSAGIRIDSALIGNLSTSGTTNVVGDNSYGVLAHDVTGNVTLRGTTSVAGANSVGAALLGNIDGALKIQGAIVSTGYRSTTRPTDVTKLDADDLLQGGSAVVIAGNVSGGVIFDIPPTLDSTKPDVDNDGLTDATEGSASVITYGKAAAVQVGSATQATSIGAVAAGGTGYGMIVNGSVAGYGIYDGVDANGLAIGGLGGAVTVAKGVQIKGAVGAVSYDSNAIGLRVGSGANVGAIDVSGTVGATGSATTGTSARAIVIDSGATVNSISVSGTVGATALDTTKGTAIAIVDNAGTVSSLSNSGKISAAGGLTNTAIDLRANGTGVTLTQALASSTATAPSITGDIYLGSGSDSVSIAAGGVTGKIDFGAGNDALALSGSSAMTGGVAFGAGTSTLSLADTAKLTGDVDFGGGAGTLTLGGTSALKGAIGNAGNVAVTLNGGSLMATNTGTVALASLTAGSTSSIGVTVDPSKSASTVYTVAGAATFASGSQVKVNLTQVKGSAGDYVIVRAGSLTGSPTVSATTTLPYIFKGSTSSDSVAGTVTLSIAAKTVAELGLKGSTASAYSAIFNALDNDAAVANAYLGIADGITLTANLRQMLPDHAGGTFEAVTSGSRATARILSDPNGIYRTADGRLGFWLQQVGFGGAKSIGDTASYDISGWGAGGGVEYLTDWGAFGGSIAYIHASDSAGASQNAVDSDQYELAAHWRGQWGPLQAFARLSAATIAFDGTRHFNNGDVTRTAEGSWDGKLYSATAGLSYQLQMGRFSLRPAAGVDYYRVKEDGYAESGGGDAFDLTVLGRTSDETTVNGTLTAGYDFGSLNRDDGWFRIELEGGRRQIVGGSLGATTAYFKGGDRFTLTPEDRTNGWTGRARLYGGTDTFRVGGEFGAEEQQNHVALSLRATVNFVL; translated from the coding sequence ATGCGACATTTTCTGGCCACCACGGCCATCGCCCCGGCGCTGGCGGCGATCAGCCTTGGCCAAGCCCAGGCGGTCACCACCATCGGTTCATCGACAAGCACGCCCGTCAAGACATCGACCGCCGCCAGCGGCAGCCCCGACAGCATCACCATCAGCTCCGCCGGCTCCGTGACCCTGACGAGCGGCACCGCCGTCACGATGGACAGCAACCACGCCGTGACGAATGCGGGCACGATCACCATCAACGATGCCGACAATGCGACCGGTATCCTCGCAGCGCCGGGCACGAACGGCGCGATCACCAACAGCGGCACGATCACGCTGACGGAAAACTACACCGCGACCGATACAGACAATGACGGCGATGTCGACGGTCCCTTCGCCAAGGGCACCGGCCGCAACGCCATCTGGGTGCAATCCGGCGCGGCGCATACCGGCGCCATCGACCATAGCGGCACCATCTCCATCGAGGGCAACCAGTCGGCGGGCATCCGCATCGACAGCGCGCTCATCGGCAACCTGTCCACCAGCGGCACGACCAATGTGGTGGGCGACAACAGCTATGGCGTCCTGGCCCATGACGTGACCGGCAATGTCACCCTGCGCGGCACGACCAGCGTCGCGGGCGCGAACAGCGTCGGCGCGGCGCTGCTGGGCAATATCGACGGCGCGCTCAAGATTCAGGGCGCGATCGTCAGCACCGGCTATCGCAGCACGACACGCCCGACCGACGTGACGAAGCTCGACGCCGACGATCTGCTGCAGGGCGGGTCGGCGGTCGTCATCGCGGGCAATGTCAGCGGCGGCGTGATCTTCGACATTCCCCCGACACTGGATTCCACCAAGCCGGACGTCGACAATGACGGCCTGACCGACGCGACCGAAGGCTCGGCCTCCGTCATCACCTATGGCAAGGCGGCGGCGGTGCAGGTCGGTTCGGCGACGCAGGCGACCAGCATCGGCGCGGTCGCGGCGGGCGGCACCGGCTATGGCATGATCGTGAACGGCAGCGTCGCGGGATACGGGATCTACGACGGCGTCGACGCCAACGGCCTCGCCATCGGCGGCCTCGGCGGCGCGGTGACGGTCGCCAAGGGCGTGCAGATCAAGGGCGCGGTAGGCGCCGTTTCCTACGACAGCAACGCCATTGGCCTTCGCGTCGGATCGGGCGCGAATGTCGGCGCCATCGACGTCAGCGGCACGGTCGGCGCGACCGGATCGGCGACCACCGGCACATCGGCCCGCGCCATCGTCATCGACAGCGGCGCGACCGTCAACAGCATCAGCGTCAGCGGCACGGTCGGCGCGACGGCGCTCGACACGACCAAGGGCACGGCGATCGCCATCGTCGACAATGCGGGCACCGTCTCGTCCCTCTCCAACAGCGGCAAGATCAGCGCTGCGGGCGGCCTGACCAACACCGCCATAGACCTGCGCGCCAACGGCACGGGCGTCACGCTGACGCAGGCGCTGGCCTCCTCCACCGCCACCGCGCCGTCGATCACCGGCGACATCTATCTGGGGTCGGGCAGCGACAGCGTCAGCATCGCGGCGGGCGGTGTCACCGGCAAGATCGACTTTGGCGCAGGCAACGACGCGCTGGCCCTGTCCGGCTCGTCGGCGATGACCGGGGGCGTCGCCTTCGGGGCAGGCACGTCCACCCTCAGCCTCGCCGACACGGCAAAGCTGACCGGCGACGTCGATTTCGGCGGCGGCGCGGGCACGCTGACGCTGGGCGGCACATCGGCGCTTAAGGGCGCGATCGGCAATGCGGGCAATGTCGCGGTGACGCTGAACGGCGGATCGCTGATGGCGACCAACACCGGCACCGTGGCGCTGGCCTCGCTCACCGCCGGATCGACGTCCAGCATCGGCGTCACTGTCGATCCGTCGAAGAGCGCCAGCACCGTCTACACCGTGGCGGGCGCGGCGACCTTCGCCAGCGGATCGCAGGTCAAGGTCAATCTGACGCAGGTCAAGGGATCGGCGGGCGACTATGTAATCGTCCGCGCCGGATCGCTGACCGGCAGCCCGACCGTTTCGGCCACCACCACCCTGCCCTATATCTTCAAGGGCAGCACCAGCAGCGACTCGGTGGCGGGCACCGTCACCCTGTCCATCGCGGCAAAGACCGTGGCGGAACTGGGGCTGAAAGGATCGACGGCCAGCGCCTATTCGGCGATCTTCAACGCGCTGGACAATGACGCCGCCGTCGCCAACGCCTATCTCGGCATCGCGGACGGCATCACGCTGACCGCCAATCTGCGCCAGATGCTGCCCGATCATGCGGGCGGCACGTTCGAGGCAGTCACATCCGGCTCGCGCGCAACGGCACGCATCCTGTCCGACCCCAACGGCATCTACCGCACAGCGGACGGCCGCCTCGGCTTCTGGTTGCAGCAGGTGGGCTTCGGCGGCGCGAAGAGCATCGGCGATACCGCATCCTACGACATCAGCGGCTGGGGCGCGGGCGGCGGCGTTGAATATCTGACCGACTGGGGCGCGTTCGGCGGCTCCATCGCCTATATCCACGCCAGCGATTCCGCCGGCGCGTCGCAGAATGCGGTCGATTCCGATCAATATGAGCTGGCGGCGCACTGGCGCGGGCAATGGGGTCCGTTGCAGGCCTTCGCGCGCCTCTCCGCCGCGACCATCGCCTTCGACGGCACGCGGCACTTCAACAATGGCGATGTGACCCGCACCGCCGAGGGAAGCTGGGACGGCAAGCTCTATTCGGCGACGGCGGGCCTCTCCTACCAGCTTCAGATGGGCCGGTTCAGCCTGCGTCCGGCGGCGGGCGTCGACTATTACCGCGTGAAGGAAGACGGCTATGCCGAAAGCGGCGGGGGCGACGCGTTCGATCTGACCGTGCTCGGCCGCACCAGCGACGAAACGACCGTCAACGGCACGCTGACCGCCGGTTACGATTTCGGCAGCCTCAACCGCGATGACGGATGGTTCCGCATCGAACTGGAAGGCGGTCGGCGGCAGATTGTCGGCGGATCGCTCGGGGCCACCACCGCCTATTTCAAGGGCGGCGACCGCTTCACCCTGACGCCGGAAGACCGCACCAACGGCTGGACCGGCCGCGCGCGCCTCTATGGCGGCACCGATACCTTCCGCGTCGGCGGGGAGTTTGGCGCGGAGGAGCAACAAAATCACGTCGCCCTTTCACTTCGTGCGACGGTTAATTTCGTGCTGTGA
- the gatA gene encoding Asp-tRNA(Asn)/Glu-tRNA(Gln) amidotransferase subunit GatA produces the protein MTELTDLTVAEIRDGFRAGDFSAREVASAFNANVAAAKALNAFIVETPEKALEAADAADKAKAAGEAPGALAGVPIGMKDLFCTQGVQTTAASHMLEGFMPTYESTVSGKLWAAGAGMLGKLNLDQFAMGSSNETSYFGNVISPWRRGGGDNAALAPGGSSGGSSSAISARLCPAATGTDTGGSIRQPAAFTGISGIKPTYGRCSRWGIVAFASSLDQAGPMARTVRDNAILLEVMSGFDPKDSTSLDLPVPQWEANLSSDLRGKTVGIPKEYRPDGLNAEISALWDRGIEWLKDAGANVIEVSLPHTKYALPTYYIIAPAEASSNLARYDGVRYGQRDLPDGAGLQDMYAATRAAGFGPEVKRRIMIGTYVLSAGFYDAYYTQAQKVRALIARDFEQAFEQCDLLLTPTAPSASFALGEKQADPLAMYLNDVFTVPASLAGLPAMAVPGGLDAAGLPIGLQIIGKALDEQTVLNASLAIEERAGFAARPDKWW, from the coding sequence ATGACCGAGCTTACCGATCTGACGGTCGCCGAGATCCGCGACGGCTTCCGCGCGGGCGACTTTTCCGCGCGCGAAGTGGCGAGCGCGTTCAACGCCAATGTCGCGGCGGCCAAGGCGCTGAACGCCTTCATCGTCGAGACGCCGGAAAAGGCGCTGGAAGCGGCCGACGCCGCCGACAAGGCGAAGGCGGCGGGCGAGGCGCCGGGCGCTCTGGCCGGCGTGCCCATCGGCATGAAGGATCTGTTCTGTACGCAGGGCGTCCAGACCACCGCCGCCAGCCACATGCTCGAAGGCTTCATGCCGACCTATGAATCGACCGTTTCGGGCAAGCTGTGGGCGGCGGGCGCGGGGATGCTGGGCAAGCTCAACCTCGACCAGTTCGCCATGGGATCGTCCAACGAGACGAGCTATTTCGGCAATGTCATCTCGCCCTGGCGGCGGGGCGGCGGCGACAATGCGGCGCTGGCGCCCGGCGGGTCGTCGGGCGGCTCTTCCTCCGCGATTTCCGCGCGGCTCTGCCCGGCGGCGACCGGGACCGACACGGGCGGCTCGATCCGTCAGCCCGCGGCCTTCACGGGCATCAGCGGCATCAAGCCGACCTATGGCCGCTGCTCGCGCTGGGGCATCGTGGCGTTCGCCTCCTCGCTCGATCAGGCGGGACCGATGGCGCGCACGGTGCGCGACAATGCCATCCTGCTGGAGGTGATGTCCGGTTTCGATCCCAAGGATTCGACGTCGCTCGACCTGCCGGTGCCGCAGTGGGAGGCGAACCTTTCCAGCGACCTTCGCGGCAAAACGGTCGGCATCCCGAAGGAATATCGCCCCGATGGCCTCAACGCTGAAATCTCGGCGCTGTGGGATCGCGGGATCGAGTGGCTGAAGGACGCGGGCGCCAATGTGATCGAAGTGTCGCTGCCGCACACGAAATATGCGCTGCCGACCTACTATATCATCGCCCCTGCGGAAGCCTCGTCCAACCTCGCGCGCTATGACGGCGTGCGCTACGGCCAGCGCGACCTGCCCGATGGCGCGGGCCTGCAGGACATGTATGCCGCGACCCGCGCCGCCGGTTTCGGGCCGGAGGTCAAGCGCCGCATCATGATCGGCACCTATGTGCTGTCGGCGGGCTTCTACGACGCCTATTATACGCAGGCGCAGAAGGTGCGTGCATTGATCGCCCGCGACTTCGAGCAGGCTTTCGAACAGTGCGACCTGCTGCTGACGCCGACCGCGCCGAGCGCATCCTTCGCGCTGGGCGAGAAGCAGGCCGATCCGCTGGCCATGTATCTCAATGATGTGTTCACAGTGCCCGCTTCGCTGGCGGGGCTGCCCGCGATGGCGGTGCCGGGCGGGCTGGACGCGGCGGGCCTTCCCATCGGATTACAGATCATCGGCAAGGCGCTTGACGAACAGACGGTGCTGAACGCCAGCCTCGCCATCGAAGAACGCGCGGGCTTCGCGGCGCGGCCGGACAAGTGGTGGTAA
- a CDS encoding TonB-dependent receptor encodes MGRRADRLSVTAPLLAAALAVASPASGAERQSITLPPGRLGEAAIALGRQTGANIGLSDQSLASIPTPAVSGRLSVEAALRALTKGSGATIQRAGKDGWRIVRARRRPAASPPPAQAAAAPPPDLPPAEIVVTASKRDIPLPRYAGMVEALDSSLFSTAESAAGTATLLSRVASLSSTHAGAGRNKLFIRAIADSGVAGPTQATTGQYLGDMRLNYAAPDPDLKLYDVSRVEVLEGPQGTLYGAGSLGGIIRIMPAAPNLGRFGGQVSAGGSITHHGDPGGDLSAVLNMPIVPEKLALRVVGYGVQDGGYIDDVLRGKKDVNRVRTYGGRAALRFAPDADWTVDLNAVYQHIDGDDAQYASKSVGRLERASSVAQPYASDYILGNVRIERDWDGLRFVSSTGYVRHDLDESYDATQQGGSPALFRQDNRVTIFSTENRLIRDLDNGLGWILGASYLESRSTLSRTLTDYGPPPAERPAPMEQFAIIPGVPIYGRGLPATATGVRNRIREATLFGEASFEPVRGLIATVGGRLTNSNLSGRAISPVSLLSTVDIARAEAQADRTETTLLPSASLLTDAIPGVTLYARYQQGFRPGGLAVDDQRVRRYRNDRVSTIEAGVRKGVPGRDIFAASANIAYTDWRDIQADVTDRIGLPATANIGDGRIYTVEGRVAVRPVPEVTLDASVIYNDSRLTRPNEFVRALSYAGGSLSLPNVAGLGGRLAADYRAPLGQMGQFSLSASARYVGKSRLGVGPILGREQGDYVDTSLSAGLVRGPIRYSLSVTNLLDSDGNRFSLGTPFDLRTDYVTPLRPRTLRAGVDFAF; translated from the coding sequence ATGGGCCGCAGAGCTGACCGCCTTTCCGTCACCGCCCCCCTTCTCGCGGCCGCGCTTGCGGTTGCATCGCCCGCGTCAGGGGCGGAAAGACAGTCGATCACGCTTCCTCCCGGCAGGCTGGGCGAGGCGGCGATCGCGCTCGGCCGCCAGACCGGCGCGAATATCGGCCTGTCCGATCAGTCGCTCGCCTCGATCCCGACGCCCGCCGTGTCGGGCCGTCTGTCGGTGGAAGCTGCGCTCCGGGCGCTGACCAAAGGCAGCGGCGCAACGATCCAGCGTGCGGGAAAGGACGGCTGGCGCATCGTCCGCGCACGGCGTAGGCCTGCCGCATCACCGCCGCCCGCGCAGGCAGCGGCGGCGCCCCCGCCCGACCTTCCGCCTGCCGAGATCGTCGTCACCGCGTCCAAGCGCGACATTCCCCTCCCCCGCTACGCCGGTATGGTCGAGGCGCTCGACAGCAGCCTGTTCAGCACGGCGGAGAGCGCGGCGGGCACCGCAACCCTGCTTTCCCGCGTCGCCAGCCTCAGTTCCACCCATGCAGGCGCGGGCCGCAACAAGCTCTTCATCCGCGCCATCGCCGATTCAGGCGTCGCCGGACCGACACAGGCGACGACGGGGCAATATCTGGGCGACATGCGCCTCAACTATGCCGCGCCCGATCCCGACCTCAAACTCTACGATGTCAGCCGGGTCGAGGTGCTCGAAGGGCCGCAGGGCACGCTCTACGGCGCGGGATCGCTGGGCGGCATCATCCGCATCATGCCCGCCGCGCCCAATCTGGGCCGTTTCGGCGGACAGGTGTCGGCGGGGGGCAGCATCACTCATCATGGCGATCCGGGCGGCGACCTTTCCGCCGTGCTCAACATGCCCATCGTGCCGGAAAAGCTGGCGCTGCGGGTCGTCGGCTATGGCGTGCAGGACGGCGGCTATATCGACGATGTGCTGCGCGGCAAAAAGGACGTGAACCGGGTTCGCACCTATGGCGGGCGGGCCGCGCTGCGCTTCGCGCCGGACGCGGACTGGACCGTCGATCTCAACGCCGTCTACCAGCATATCGACGGCGACGACGCGCAATATGCGAGCAAGTCGGTCGGGCGGCTGGAGCGCGCTTCCTCGGTGGCGCAGCCCTATGCGTCCGACTATATCCTCGGCAATGTCCGTATCGAGCGGGATTGGGACGGGCTGCGCTTCGTGTCCTCGACCGGCTATGTGCGCCACGATCTCGACGAAAGCTACGACGCCACCCAGCAGGGCGGATCGCCCGCGCTGTTCCGGCAGGACAACCGCGTCACCATCTTCTCGACCGAGAACCGCCTGATCCGCGATCTCGACAATGGCCTCGGCTGGATATTGGGCGCCTCCTATCTCGAAAGCCGGTCGACGCTGAGCCGCACGCTGACGGATTACGGCCCGCCGCCCGCCGAACGCCCCGCGCCGATGGAGCAGTTCGCGATCATTCCCGGCGTGCCGATCTACGGGCGCGGACTGCCTGCGACGGCGACCGGCGTGCGCAACCGGATCAGGGAAGCGACGCTGTTCGGCGAAGCCTCCTTCGAGCCTGTGCGCGGCCTCATCGCCACGGTCGGCGGGCGGCTGACCAACAGCAACCTGTCGGGCCGCGCGATCAGCCCGGTCTCGCTGCTTTCGACCGTGGACATCGCGCGCGCCGAAGCGCAGGCGGACCGGACCGAAACGACCCTCCTGCCGTCCGCATCGCTGCTGACCGACGCCATTCCCGGCGTCACCCTCTATGCCCGCTACCAGCAGGGGTTCAGGCCCGGCGGCCTTGCGGTCGACGACCAGCGCGTCCGGCGATACCGCAACGATCGCGTGTCCACAATCGAGGCGGGCGTGCGCAAGGGCGTGCCGGGACGCGACATTTTCGCAGCGTCGGCGAACATCGCCTATACCGACTGGCGTGACATTCAGGCGGACGTGACTGACCGGATCGGCCTGCCCGCCACCGCCAATATCGGCGACGGGCGGATCTACACCGTGGAAGGCCGCGTCGCCGTGCGGCCCGTGCCCGAAGTGACGCTGGACGCCAGCGTCATCTATAATGACAGCCGCCTGACCCGGCCCAATGAATTCGTGCGCGCGCTGTCCTACGCTGGCGGATCGCTCAGCCTGCCCAATGTCGCGGGGCTTGGCGGGCGGCTGGCGGCGGACTATCGCGCGCCGCTGGGGCAGATGGGCCAGTTCAGCCTGTCCGCCTCGGCCCGCTATGTCGGCAAGTCGCGGCTCGGTGTCGGACCCATATTGGGCCGTGAGCAGGGCGATTATGTCGACACCAGCCTTTCGGCCGGGCTGGTCCGCGGGCCTATCCGCTATTCCCTGTCCGTGACCAACCTGCTCGACAGCGACGGCAACCGCTTTTCGCTCGGCACGCCGTTCGACCTGCGCACCGATTATGTGACGCCGCTCCGCCCCCGGACGCTGCGAGCCGGGGTCGATTTCGCCTTTTAG
- the gatC gene encoding Asp-tRNA(Asn)/Glu-tRNA(Gln) amidotransferase subunit GatC, whose amino-acid sequence MSIDLQTVKKIASLSRISVSEAEAQAMVPELNNILGWVEQLGEVDVTGVEPMTAVIPNHQRLRDDVVTDGDVRDKVLANAPQAEHGFFAVPKVIE is encoded by the coding sequence ATGTCGATAGACCTTCAGACCGTGAAAAAGATCGCCAGCCTCTCGCGCATTTCGGTGAGCGAGGCGGAAGCGCAGGCGATGGTGCCCGAACTCAACAACATCCTTGGCTGGGTGGAGCAACTGGGCGAGGTGGACGTGACCGGCGTGGAGCCGATGACCGCCGTCATCCCCAATCACCAGCGGCTGCGTGACGATGTCGTCACCGATGGCGATGTGCGCGACAAGGTGCTGGCGAACGCCCCGCAGGCCGAACATGGCTTTTTCGCTGTGCCCAAGGTGATCGAATAA
- a CDS encoding trypco2 family protein translates to MTEEMNNPAESDADANELRLFVSETLNAVMAGVGDVRTSAAIVSPKGNGRYMFKAPTEIEFDIAVTARRSAQAGGKLKLQVFSVGVSGGGEGHSETSTVSRIRFSVPRAYVENGRDE, encoded by the coding sequence ATGACTGAAGAGATGAATAACCCCGCTGAAAGTGACGCGGACGCAAACGAACTCCGTTTGTTTGTTTCGGAAACTTTAAACGCCGTCATGGCAGGTGTCGGTGATGTAAGAACATCGGCCGCCATCGTTTCGCCTAAAGGCAATGGGCGTTACATGTTTAAAGCACCGACGGAGATTGAGTTCGATATTGCGGTTACGGCGAGGCGATCAGCGCAAGCTGGAGGGAAGCTAAAGCTGCAGGTCTTTTCTGTCGGCGTTAGCGGAGGTGGCGAGGGCCACTCCGAAACATCGACAGTCAGCCGCATTAGGTTTTCTGTACCCCGAGCCTACGTAGAAAACGGGCGTGACGAATAA
- the gatB gene encoding Asp-tRNA(Asn)/Glu-tRNA(Gln) amidotransferase subunit GatB, with protein MSTYKIQGATGEWEVVIGLEVHAQVTSNAKLFSGAATAFGAEPNTQVSLVDAAMPGMLPVPNRECIRQAVRTGMAIDAQINKWSRFDRKNYFYADLPQGYQISQLYHPLVGEGQIDIVLDEKNPDSSTKTIGIERIHVEQDAGKLMHDQHPTRSYVDLNRSGVALMEIVSKPDMRSPAEAGAYLAKLRTILRYVGSCDGNMDQGSMRADVNVSVRKPGEAFGTRTETKNVNSVRFVMAVVEHEANRQVDVLEAGGTVVQETRLYDPDRNETRSMRSKEDAHDYRYFPDPDLLPLELDDAFLAECRASLPELPDAKRRRYEQDLGLSAYNAATLTADADTARWFEALLAEGARIQGKSESDVAKASANWLLSELYGALNRLGRSLEDSPVSAAEGAELLALVADGTISGTIAKQVFEIMLETGEKPGRIVEEKGLKQTSDTGAIEAAVAKVLADNADKVAQYKGGKEALFGFFVGQTMKAMQGKANPQVVNELVKKALSA; from the coding sequence ATGAGCACATACAAAATCCAGGGCGCAACCGGCGAGTGGGAGGTCGTGATCGGCCTGGAAGTCCATGCGCAGGTCACGTCCAACGCCAAGCTCTTCTCCGGCGCGGCGACCGCTTTCGGAGCGGAGCCGAATACGCAGGTGTCCCTTGTCGATGCGGCGATGCCCGGCATGCTGCCCGTGCCCAACCGCGAGTGCATCCGGCAGGCGGTGCGCACCGGCATGGCGATCGACGCGCAGATCAACAAATGGTCGCGCTTCGACCGCAAGAACTACTTCTACGCCGATCTTCCGCAGGGATACCAGATCAGCCAGCTCTATCACCCGCTGGTGGGCGAGGGGCAGATCGACATCGTGCTCGACGAGAAGAACCCCGACAGCAGCACCAAGACCATCGGCATCGAGCGTATCCATGTGGAGCAGGACGCGGGCAAGCTGATGCACGACCAGCATCCCACGCGCTCCTATGTCGATCTCAACCGGTCGGGCGTGGCGCTGATGGAGATCGTGTCGAAGCCTGACATGCGTTCTCCAGCCGAAGCAGGCGCTTATCTCGCCAAGCTGCGGACGATCCTCCGCTATGTCGGCTCGTGCGACGGCAATATGGATCAGGGTTCGATGCGCGCGGACGTCAATGTCTCGGTGCGCAAGCCGGGCGAGGCGTTCGGCACGCGCACGGAAACGAAGAACGTCAATTCCGTCCGCTTCGTCATGGCCGTGGTCGAACATGAGGCGAACCGGCAGGTGGATGTGCTGGAGGCGGGCGGCACGGTGGTGCAGGAAACGCGCCTCTACGATCCGGACCGGAACGAGACGCGCTCGATGCGGTCGAAGGAAGATGCGCACGACTATCGCTACTTCCCCGATCCCGACCTTCTGCCGCTGGAACTGGACGACGCGTTTCTGGCGGAATGCCGGGCTTCGCTGCCCGAACTGCCCGACGCCAAGCGCCGCCGTTACGAGCAGGATCTGGGCCTGTCGGCCTACAACGCCGCGACGCTGACCGCCGACGCCGATACCGCGCGCTGGTTCGAGGCGCTGCTGGCGGAAGGCGCGCGTATTCAGGGCAAGAGCGAAAGCGATGTCGCCAAGGCTTCAGCCAACTGGCTGCTGTCGGAACTTTATGGCGCGCTCAATCGCCTCGGCAGGAGCCTGGAGGACAGCCCGGTCAGCGCGGCGGAGGGCGCGGAATTGCTGGCCCTCGTCGCCGACGGCACGATCAGCGGCACCATCGCCAAGCAGGTGTTCGAGATCATGCTCGAAACCGGCGAGAAGCCGGGCAGGATCGTCGAGGAGAAGGGGCTGAAGCAGACCTCAGATACCGGCGCGATCGAAGCGGCGGTGGCGAAGGTGCTGGCCGACAATGCGGACAAGGTCGCGCAATATAAGGGCGGCAAGGAAGCGCTGTTCGGCTTCTTCGTCGGCCAGACGATGAAGGCCATGCAGGGCAAGGCCAATCCGCAGGTCGTCAACGAACTGGTGAAGAAGGCGCTTTCCGCCTGA